The Candidatus Stygibacter australis genome includes a region encoding these proteins:
- a CDS encoding response regulator transcription factor: MKKVIAVVDDEPDILQLLELNLSKSGFSSVCFEDGRSLLEYLKTEEPDLIVLDLMLPDYDGFDICKIIRNQQKTKHIPIIMFTARGESMDKILGLELGADDYLDKMSSPRELIARIKAVLRRSNQPIGTTVIKLNNEITIDPQKYQVRVNDEIISVTTTEFNIIHLLAMHPGWVYSRNQILDHLWGNDKIVIDRTIDVHIRNLREKLGDAGRIIKNVRGVGYKLEL; this comes from the coding sequence ATGAAAAAGGTTATTGCAGTAGTAGATGATGAGCCGGATATTCTGCAGTTATTAGAGTTGAATTTGAGTAAATCAGGATTTAGCTCGGTATGTTTTGAGGATGGCAGGAGTCTGCTGGAATATCTCAAAACAGAAGAGCCAGACTTGATCGTGCTTGATCTGATGCTGCCGGATTATGATGGCTTTGATATTTGCAAGATAATCAGAAACCAGCAAAAAACTAAACATATACCTATCATTATGTTCACAGCGCGTGGCGAATCAATGGATAAGATACTGGGACTGGAACTGGGAGCTGATGATTATCTGGATAAGATGAGCTCACCGCGGGAATTGATAGCAAGGATCAAGGCAGTGCTCAGAAGATCAAATCAGCCAATTGGTACTACAGTGATCAAACTGAATAATGAAATAACTATTGACCCCCAGAAATATCAGGTGCGTGTAAATGATGAGATAATCAGTGTGACTACTACTGAATTTAATATTATCCATCTGCTGGCAATGCATCCGGGCTGGGTGTATTCACGCAATCAGATACTGGATCATCTCTGGGGTAATGATAAGATCGTGATAGACCGCACTATAGATGTTCATATCCGCAATTTGCGTGAAAAGCTGGGAGATGCCGGCAGGATCATTAAAAATGTCCGCGGTGTGGGATATAAACTGGAGTTATAA